The genomic interval CTTTTTCCACTTTGGTATAAAAAGCATTAAAGCCATACCCTGAGATGCTTGGAAGTTCTTGCACCTGGGCAGGTTTCATCGCTAACTGATTGGCGCTTAAATGCAGGGTCATTTGTTGAAAAAGATTGATGGCATCATCGTAGTGAATGCCATGAAATTTTTCAATGTAAGGGTTATTGACCCACAGTTTGCCTGCAATTGTTTTGATCTTTTCAGGAGGGAAGTTCTCTTTAATGTACGCATCACCTTCGCTAAAATGAATGTAGAGATTTTTCTCTTGGAAAAGAATTTCATCATTTTCTGTGGCAACACATCGTTTGACATAATGCACTTTTTCATCTTTGGGGTAGCGAAACACAACGATGTCACCACGCTGTGGTCGATCACCTTCGATGATGTGCCCATTTCCTTTTAGATCAGGAAAAACAGGGATCTCAAGCCATGGAAGATGTGGGGTTGCGACGCCATACGAGAATTTTTTGACAAAGAGATGATCGCCTATGAGCAATGTTTTGATCATCGAACCGCTAGGAATCACAAAGGCTTGTGCGACAAAAAAGATGACAAAAAGGACAATAACAATCGTACCCGTCCAGCTGTTGGAGAAGGTGTAAAAACGGTTGAGAAATTTTTTCATGAGTTTCCTAAAATTATAAACGCTGAGTAGCAGCTTTAATGGTATTTTCGAGTAGCATCGCAATGGTCATGGGGCCTACGCCGCCTGGAACGGGTGTAATGTAAGAGCATTTGGGTGCGACATTTTCATAATCTACATCGCCCACCAATCGTCCCTCTGCGGTTTTATTGATCCCGATGTCAATCACAATCGCACCCTCTTTGACCATGTCGGCCGTAATGAGATTTTGCTTGCCGACACCCACGATCACAAGGTCAGCTTTTTGCGTGTGTGCTTTGAGATCTTTGGTGAAAATATGGCAGATGTCAACGGTAGCACCTGCGTTTAACAGCAGGTTCATCATCGGTTTTCCAACGATGTTACTCGCACCCACGACACAGGCATCTAACCCTTTAGGGTCGATGTTGTAGTGTGCTAAAAGACGCATAACACCCAGCGGTGTGCAGGGAACAAAACTGTCCAGTCCTGCGACCAAACGACCCACATTGAAAGGGTGAAAGCCATCGACATCTTTTTTAGGATCAATCGCCTCGATAATTTTCGTCGTATCCACATGTTTTGGAAGCGGAAGTTGCACCAAAACGCCATCGATGTTTGGGTTATTGTTAATCATCATAATGGTTTCTAAAATCTTCTCTTGCGAAATGGTCGTTGGCATTTTGTGAATGATGGAGTAAACACCCGCAGCATCACACGCTTTTTCTTTCATTTTAACGTACGTTTGACTCGCAGCATCATCACCGACTAAAATCACGGCAAGGCCGGGTGTGATGCCTTTAAGATTGAGTGTATCACTCTTTGTTTTGAGTTCAATTTTGATTTGATCTGACAGTGCTTTTCCATCGAGGATTTGCATCAAAACATCCTTGTAAGATTGCATTCAAGCAACCAGTTTTTGAAATTATACATTTTTAGTATTAATTTCTACTGCTTTGCTTCGATATGCGGACACCCCGAAAAACATCCTAGTCCTTTGAGGCTTTCTAAAAGATAGGGGATTCCGTGTACTAACTTTTAATAATAATCTAGTGGCGTGACCACGTTTACAAGTATAAAGAAGTACACACATTATACAAAAAAAAGGATTTACATGCGTAAAGTTTTTATTGGTGTTGATGTTGGTATGGATAAGCTTGATGTCTCCATTTCTCTTGATGGTCAAAAATATGACACTCTCCAAATCTTTAATAATGAAGGTTCAATATTGGGCTTCTTTGACTATCTCAAAACAACTTATAAAAAAAGTGATTTTTACTTTGGTTATGAGGCTACTTCAAACTATATGCACGTTCTTCAAAGGCTTGTTCATAATAATGATTTTAAACAGATCATGGTTAACCCTTACGTTATGGCTCACTACTTGAAGCACCTAAATTCTCGTACAAAAAATGACAAGATTGATAGTATTGGTATTGCTAAATTTATTCAAACAATAGAGCATGAAGATTTTAAAACAATCTTCAATCAAGATGATAAAACGCTCCGAAAATATACATCATCAATCAATCTTTTAAGAAAACTTGACACGCAATTAAAAAACCTTATTCATTCGCAAAAAGAGAACCCTATTGAGCTTTTAGATTCTCTCCTTAAAACGCTTCTTTTGAAAATCAAAGAGACTAAAAAAGGTTTAGATAAAGAAGCTGAGAAGGTTTTAAAAGAACTTTTCCCTCATGTTATTGAACTTAAAAATCAAATTAAGGGCGTTGGTTATGCTCTCCTTTTAGAACTTATCCCCATTTTCCTTAAATCCCAAAACTACACCTTAAAACAACTCCAAAGTTTTGTAGGTCTTAGCCCTCGAATTTTCCAAAGCGGTTCCTCTGTGCATAAGCGCGAATCAATGTCAAAGCGTGGTAGTTCACTCGTTAGAAAATTGCTTTATCTCTGCACCATGTCAGCTATTCAACACAACCAAATTATCAAAGAAAAATACAATCGCCTAGTTGATGGCGGTAAAAATAAAATGGTCGCTCTCGTCGCATGTATGTCTCACCTCTTTCGTGCTGTCTATGTCAAATTTCATCAAGGATTAGTCAATGTTTGAAAAGGAAAATCAAGTAAAGGTTGGTGACGTTATTGTCACTAAAGAAAAAAGAGTTCCTCAAATGATTGTTACTGATGTTGGTTTTCTTTTTTGTTCTGCTAGGGATTCTGATGGCGTTGATCATCTTATTTCTATTTTTGATCTTATCATTATTGGGAGTATTTGAATGCCTAACATCCTTTTCAACCGAATCCCACGCCAAATGGCACATTTCTCTCTTTGCCCTGAGAGTTACGATTTTTGTATCCCTCTCGACAAATTGAGGCTTAAATTCGTAGCGATCAATGATTTAAAAGTACGTAGAGTTGAACTTTTTCTACGTCACCAAGATAGGGATTTACCAATAGGCAAAATTGAACTTTACCATTCAGGAACGATTCATAACTACGAGCACACCTTTGAAAGTGCCAAATTATTAGCCGAAGAGATTGTCATGCGTTTTAATAGTTTTGAGCCTAACGGTCAACAACAATTTCAATTTTAAAAAGGAGTCAACAATTTTTAAAGTCATTATGAATAATAACATCATGGACACATGCAGAACGTATTCTCAGGCGCTTAGTAAAGCTAAAAAGATCAAAGCTCTTTTTTGTAAAAACCATACTTTTGAGGTTCTCGTTGAGGATTCCAAAGGTTCCATCTTGGATAGGTTTTAGTGTATGAAATTTGAAGTATCAAAAACAGATTATCAAATTTTGGTTTCTGTTTTAAGCTTATTAAATAGAGGAGGTTACGGCACCACAATTACACGTGAAGATATTATTAGGGAAAGTGGCGTTTCACCATCAATGGTGACAAGAAAAATACACAATCTATATTTAAAAGAAAAACAACTAAAGGAAAGAATCGTATGAAAACAACAGAAAAACAAGATAGAGATTTTGACAAAAAATTTGACCTTGAGCATGAGGCTTTTTTGGCTTCAAATGGTAAAACAATCCCAGTAACCATTCACAAACCAGTAAACAATGGAGAAGCAGCCAACAACGTCGGTCTCAAAGACATGTCACCAAAAATCGGTGAAGATGAAATGACGATGGATAAATTTAACGAAATGATGGCTCTTTACAATGCAAGAGTAAACGCAAATCAAGTCACTCTCTCCGCTCAGATTAGCGCACGTGAAGTTCAAAAAGGTAAAGAACGTTCAGATAAAGCAACGGGTGCTCCAATCCTTGACAGTGAAGGCAATCAAACCTTTTATCCTAGCCGTTACAAAATCACACTCATTTTTAAAGGTGGCACTCTCGTTCAAAACGTCTCTGAGGCAATGTATAACGAGCTAGAACTCAATAGCACGTACATGTTTAAAGGCTCACTAGGCTTTGTTAAAGACTTTGGTCAAGATGTTCTCTCACCTATTTGGCAATCATGGGAGAAAGTAGCGTAATTCAGAGGGCTTAGCGCCCTCTTTTCGTTTCTTGAAACTCTAGTGTAGAGCTTCAAAAAGCGAAAACAAACTTCGCCCCCACAATGGTTTATCAAGGGGGGTTAGGTGCGACAAATATCAAAAGGTCTAAAATGCAAAAACTGGTCAAACTTTGGCAAAATATCGACACCCTAAAATATCACCTCTACCCGTCTCTACTCTTGCAAGGTAAAGACGTTACAGCCTATAACGCTCTACTCGATACATTACTCTCCACAAAGCTCCAAGCACAAAGCCAAAAAAACGAGAATAAAAGCTTCTCCCAATACCAACACTCCTTTGGCGGTGACTTTTTTCAAATTATGCCCTCTACGGTGCGTGGATTTAGTGTATCCATTAAAAACCACGACATTACAATCCACTTAAAAAAGATGGTAACCACAATAGACCCTAACCCATTCTGTAAAGTAGAATTTCGTGCCTCATTCCTCCAACGTTACGGTTATATCTCCGCTATTCAAAAAGTCAACAAGTTTTTAAGAGATTTTATAATCTCCCACTACACAATCAAGATCAGCGAAATACATTTGCAGTGTGATATACAAGGTCATAACTTCACCGTCTTAGACTTTCACCGTACCAAATCAAAAACACGCAATAATCGTTACTACGATGATGAAATAGGCTGTGATAGCTTCTATTATTCAGGACGTAACTTCCAAGGCTTTATGAAAGGCGGTGGCGATTATTTAATGCGTGTCTACAATAAAACTAAAGAGATTAAAAAGTTTCCAAACAAAGGCTTTATCGAAGGATTATGGCGCACAAACAAAGATTACGACGAAACAAAAGAAGTCTTTAGAATCGAATTTCAGATCAGAAGAGAAAAGCTTAAAAACATGGTCATTGACGGTCAAATCCTAGACGGCTTTGAAATAATCCTCAATAACCTTAACAATCTTTGGGGTCGTTGTCTAGAAGATTTTAGCCTCCGTGACATTAGCGATCAAGATACAACCGAAATAATGTTAGGTTTTAAAACACTTAAAAATGGCACTCAAAAAATGCTCACCACTGACGCAGTACGTCAACGCTTTACACGTAGTGAAGTGCATCCTCTTTGGGCTGTTATTGGCACGTTTAACGGTCATTATCAAACTGCAAAAATTGACACTTTTGTCAAACCGTTTACAACTGATTTTATTTACGTTCATAACGCATTTAAAGCGTTCCTTTCCACATCACTTTCACACTTTGGCGATCTTCGTCCAGCTACGATTGAAGAGGCATTAACTAAAGTTCAAGAGTACACACAATCTAAGCATGAAAAGACAGTCTTAGAAGACGTTTATAGTAAACGCCTTGATCGTTTCAATAAGCTTGAAATTTACAATCCTGACGATGAGAAACTATACGCAAATAAACACTACTTTGTTAATCGTGTATTTGACACCATAGATCAAACGTATAACGCTCTGCATGATGTTGGTGTAGGGCAAAATGATGAATTTATTGAAAAAATATCCCAATGTTATGGAGCTTAAAATGAGTTTTAAAATTGGTTATAAATTAAGTTTTCGAATAAAAGGTTCTGATGATTTTTCTGTTATATATATGTTTCATTATCCTTCTGACCCATTGCCTGTTTCTAATTTACTTCATTCTGAATTAGATGAATTAAATTTTGTTTCTGACGAACTCAACAATATATTTTTGAGTATGAATAAATTATCAAAGTAGTTTAAATAAATGAAATGTCTAGTTTGCGGTAAACCTATTATCTTTAACGATAAATGCTATCGTTGCTCCTTTGGACGTCCTAAAACTTACTGTTCAGATCATTGCAGAGATTTTACAAAATACTTTAACGCTATGGTCAAACACTTAGATCAAATCGAATTAGACGACGAACATAAACGTAAAATAAGAGGCGATATTTCTAGGGTAGGTAATTCCCTTAAGTTTCCAACGATTGTTGATTTTAGTACCAAAAGACCTTGAGAAGAAATGGAGCATCTATGATTTTTCTAACAAAACAAAAAAATCGGTTAAAACTCTCTTTTTACCGTTGGCTACGTAACTATCTTTTAGTAAGTTACTTTCAAAATGTAGGTGCAAATATCGAACGATTTTGCTTGATCTGTGATCTCTCTGATGAGATCGAATTTTTAGAAGGAAGGATTTAAATAATGATTTTAATTGTAGGGTGTGCACAATGAAACTAGTTTTATCTCTATGCTCAGGTATCGGCTTACTAGATCGTGCATTCAAAGAAGCAGGCTTCTGCGTCGTAAGTTCAGGTGACATTATTCTCGGTAAACATTATGACATCCGTAACTTTACAGGTGTTAAAGGTAAATTTGATGGAGTGATCGGCGGTCCACCATGCCCTGACTTTTCACCCTTAAAACGTGACCGCCCTGTATTGGAAGAGTCTTACGGTTTTGAAATGCTTATGGAATATAAAAGAATCGTTTTAGAGTGTGACCCCTTCTGGTTTCTTTTAGAAAATGTTTCAGGTGTACCTAACGTTAAAATAGATGGATACTCACATCAAAGATTAGACATTAATCAATCTTGGTATGAAAACGTGACTCGGCTGCGCCACATTCAATTCGGTCACAAAGATAATAAATACCTACAAATTGAAAGAAAAATTGTGACTGATCGATCACATAAATTACAATCATGTGCTTTAGCAAATGATAGCCGTTCTTTTAGAGAGCTTTGTAGATTGCAAGGCTTAGAAGATGACTTCGACTTAAAAAGTTTTAATGTGCAAGGTAAAAAACGTGCAGTTGGAAACGGTGTTCCACTTTGTATTGGTCGAGCACTTGCAAAGGCTGTGACTGATCTGGAAGAAATAAGTGTGACGCAACAGGATAATAAAATCTGTGCATGTGGTTGTGGTCGTATTGTGACCCATCGAGGTGGTTATTATGACTATTCATGCCGTAAACGAGCCCAAAGAAATAGAAATAAATTTGCTGTGACTGATCAACAACAAATAGGAGCATAAATGACTTACCTAACAAAACAAAAAAATCGGTTAAAGCTTTCTTTTTACCGTTGGCTACGTAACTACCTCTTAATTAGTTACTTTCAAAATGTAGGTGCAAATATCGAACGATTTTGCTTGATCTGTGATCTCTCTGATGAGATCGAATTTTTAGAAGGAAGGATTTAAATAATGATTTTAATTGATTGGTCAAAATTAAAAAATTTCAAAGAAAGTGAATTTACATGTAATTGCGGTTGTGGTCTAAATAATATCAATGATGATGTTGTTCTAATGTTGGATACTGCTCGTGAGTGGGCACATATTCCTTTTAAAATTAATAGCGCTTGTCGCTGTGAAAAACATAACAAAATGGTGGGAGGTGTAACAGATAGTGCACATTGTAAAGGATTGGCGGTGGATATTTCCGCTCGTGATGATAGGTCTCGATTTATTATCGTTTCGGCTCTTATGAAAGTAGGTTTCACTCGTGTTTTAATTTATGACACGTTTGTTCATGTTGATATGGATTTGTCAAAACCAAATCCTATTTTAAAATTAATGAAATAAAGGAAAAAAAATGAAATTAAGTGATATTCAATGGTCAACGGTTCTTAAAAATGTTGGTGGTATTGTTACCACTTTTAACCCTGCAATCGGTAGTGGTTTGGTGGTAGCTAGTGAGGTCGTAGACAAGCTTAACGGTGATTCTATGCTATCAGATAACGAAGTCTTAAGAAACAACGTTGTTGGGCTTTCAGCATGTGCTGATATTATTGCAGATTACCTACAAAAAAAAGAGTTAAATCAAGAAGTAAATGACGATAACCTTAAACTCGTTATGGTCTCTCTACAATCGCATGACGTTCTCTTTGATAAAATCTATGCGATTATGAAGTAAGGATGGTTTTATGTCATATTTAATTAGGGTGCAATATTTTTCTAAGGATACGGTTTCCCCTATCGATAATCAAACGCATTTTGCTGGTTCTTTAGGTTGTTTTGTTCAAGATGGTTCCAATATGGAAAGTCCAATTTTTGTTTTTAGTGCTGATTTTATGAATGAAGATGGTTCATTGAAATATACTTTTATTAATACTTTCACTATTTCTGATGTAAATTATACTCTTAGTGTTGTATTTGATGATGCTTATGGATTTCAATGTGTTTTTGATTATCCTCATTATTTTCTTGTTGACAACTCAGCTCTTGTTTTTCTTGCTGGTCTGTTAGGTTCTAGTGGTGGCACAACCGATACCTCTCTCTTAACTTCTCTCAACGGAAATTTTGGAAGTTATCCTGATGGCGCTCAGGTTGTTGTGCAAGGTCTTACAACAAGAACCTATACAGTCCAATCAAGCTCTTTAGGTTGGGATTCACCATCAACGGGTAGTTTGATCATTACATACCGTTTAAAGGACGCTGACGATAACTTCCTAGAAGCTCCTCATGTCCTTTTAACTTTAAAGGCTTAGTCATGTCTAATGCTTATGCAAAAGATGTACTTTTTAATGGTAATACTGGCGGTGGCATGGTGGCTGGTGGGGGTTCTTCCTCCTCCGCTAATAATGCTTCTTATCAGGGGCGTTATACTGCCTCTAACAACGTTTCCTATGCTCGTTCGTCTTCTGTTTCGCCTTTGACGTCTTCTGAAACTACTGTTGTTTCTCAATCAGGTACTGGCGTTGGTACTGTGAAACAATATTCCTCTACTAATATTACTAATTTTAATGTTGCTGATTATGTTAAAAATTTAACTAATGCTAGTGGTGGGTCGTCTTACACGTATTACACTGATGAACAAAAAGCACAAATGTCTGCACCTGATCGTTTGCTTATTGAACAATACGAAGCAATGCAAAAAGTTTCAGAAGATCAAAATAAAAATAAACAAGCTGTAAAAGATCAAACTAAAGAAGTGGTTAACGGTATTAATTACCAACAAGGCGATACTCTTCCCTCCGTTCTCTCTCAAAACGCTAAAGCATTAACGCAAGCTATTAACGCTTTAACGACTACGTTTACAGATCAGTTCACTTTGCTAAATAACTACATGATGGGAGGTCTCATTTATCAACAACAATTCTTAGATATTAAAACGGCTGAAAGTGGTCTAAAAATTGAATCTATGGAGTACAACAAAACTCAACAAACGGTGTATGATCTTGATGGTAATGCTCTTGGTCAAGCTACACCTAGAGACCTTGGTGTACAAAAAGATGCTGTTGTCGGTATTGATCACACGGATAAAATCAATTTTGAGATACCTGATGAGCTTGAATCTGATTTGTCTTCTGATGATCTTGATATTTCTACTATTTTGGGTTATGATGATGGTGCTGATATTTTTAAAGAATTTTATACTCGTATGGGAGGTACTGGTCTATGATTAGTAATAAACAAAAAAATAAGTTTTATTCTTTTCTTGATTGGATTGGTGTTATTATTGTTGTTGTTGGCTTGGCTTATATTCTTTTTTCTAAGGGTGGTTTTTTAGGTGGTTTTTAGCCTATAAAATAATTTCACATAAGTTTTATTTGTCAAGGATTGTAAGATGTTGCAAAAGATTAAAGAGCAGTTTTTTGGTTGGTTATATGTTTTTGTCTTTTTTTCTTTGTTGTTTACAGTTTTTTTTGGTCGCGATATTTATGATTATTATTTTGCACCAAACCCAGTTCAGCAATATGTTGATTCTTATGAAAAGGCTTTTGGGAAAAAAATGCAAGTTCCTGAGCTTTTAAAACAATACGTTAAAGATAAGCAATAAGCCATTAATTTGGCTTTTTGTTTTTTCTTAAAATTTACACCCACCCTCTTTAACCTCCCTATTTTTCATACTTCCCAATTTGTGTTAGTCAATTTTCCAACTTAATTCTTAACATTCTCGAAAAAAAGAGGTGTTAAAATGGGTCAAGTTAAAAACATTGGTCAAAATACAGCTGAGGAGTTTTTTGAAACAATTCTTTACATGACTGCGTATCAAGAAACGCGCACGATTATGCAAGAATATACCAAGGATATTGATAGTCCTGTTTTAAAAGAGGCTATCGAATCTGCTATGTCTGTAGCTGTTTTTGGTGCTGTTTTTTTTGCTGTACAAAAACAAGAACAAATGATTGCTTGGATTTTTGATAAAGCTGAAGTTCTTATGCTTGTTCTTATTGGTAAAGCGCGCAATTTATTATCTAAAGTTAAAAAATTTAAAGGTACTAAGCTTTATCGTTTGCTTAATTTTATGCAAGGTAATAATTCTGAAAATTTAATGACTGCTCAAATTGTTGCTACTCATCAGGGGTTTAAGTCTAATGCTCGTGTTCATTCTAAATATGCTACTAATCCTATTGGTGCATATCAAATGCAAACCGATACTAAAAATTCGTTGTATCAACGCGAAAACCTCCATATGAATTTCGGCAATGCTATGGCCTCACGCTACAATCAAACTCTCCTATTCAAACTCTTCACAAAGTCATTCACTGCTCAGGATGAACTATTGATTAAAAAAATCCTAGGCAGAGAAACGGGCGCCGCTGTATCTATCGAAGATTTAAACCAAGTCGGTGATTTCCTTTTTGTCAAAGACACCAACGGCAAAGTAACTGGGCTTTCTGAGGCGTTTTTACAGCTTGTTAATACTCTTGGTTATGTGAATAAGTAAGGATATTTCCATGAATTACGTTGAAACTATTTCACATGAGAGTGAATTTGTTGGTTTTTTTAATGGCATTCCTCTTTATGGTAATGCTAGTCAAGGTTATTATTTTCCTCTTTTTACTATTTATCCTTTTGTAGATTCTGAGCAGGGTTCACAATTTATGGTGTCTGGTATTCGTTCCGACCCTTATGATGTGGTCAAAAATTATCATGTTATTGAATTAAATGGCTACGCATGTATGTATAATTTTCGTGGAGTTCAGAGTGTTACTATTTATTCAAATGATTCAAGGGGTTTTTTTTCAAGTTTTATGAATCTTGAAGATGGTCTTTTTTATGCTGATAGAAATTCTCAAATTTTAGCGGATGATTTTTCATATCCTTTTTTAACTCTTGAAGAGGCTTGTAATTATTTTTATTATAATGCTCCTTTTGTTCAATATAATAGTATTAAACAAAAGGTTTCTCGTTCTGATATTTATTCTGTTAGTGATAGTGTTTCTGCTTACGACATTCATTACAATCATTTTTTATATGTTGGCATTCTTTGTTCGCCAATATGTTGTTACCCTAATTTCATCCCAATCGTCCAATCCCTTGGCGGTATCCCCGTGACAGATCAACTACAAAACCTAAAAATTATTTGCCAGCTTTTAGGAATTGACATAAATACAACTTTGAGTGATTGTGATGCAATGAAAGAATATTTAAAGCGTATCGTAACCGTTCTCGGAGGTACTTCCTCTATTGAACCAAACGAAAACCTAAAATCAATCTGCTATCTTCTTGGCGTTGATACGGCTGAAAATGGCTTAAGTGATTGTGCATTAAGCAAAGATTATGTGAAACGAAATGGAATAATGTTAGGAGCTGAAAATGCCTAAATATAGAGTACAACTTAAACAAGGTTCACGAACTATCGTTAACCACGTTGAGGCTAGCAGTTCATCTGCTGTCTTAGCTTTTTTTGAGTCTGTTTCCACTATGCAAGTAAGCGAAATTTTAAAAGTTGATATGAAAAATGATACCATTCCCCCTGCGGACGATTTTGGCTACTACCCCGTCTTCAAAGGCATTATGAAAACAGATACACGCCGAGCTAAACAGATCATAATTAATAATGTAAAACTCGGAAAAAATGAGCAGGAAATAGCCATAGCATGTAAAACATTTTTAGAAATTGAAGGCACAAAAGTTGACAGTCTTTACTGTGCACTTTTTAAACAAGATCGAAGTTAGCAGTTTTGAATATTCCATTTTTCCTCAAAAACCACTTTCAAAACTCCTCCCTAATCAGCGCGTTTTCGCTCTCCTCTGCGCTCTTTCCTGCACCGCAGGTATAGGCATATATATGGTAACGTGGGACTGTGTCCCATCTTACCCTATACAGAATGCCGTAGATAAAAGTGCGCTTAGCGCCCTCGCTCCCTTGTCAAGCTTCAACACCGATTCGAACGCCAAAAACCCTATAAAAACCTAAAAATTTTCGAAACTCCACCCTAAGCAGGCCGCTCTCTGTTCTTCCACCCCAACAAAGGTTAAGTAACAAAAACAGAGGAGCGTGAGCTCCCTCTCTTTCTGTACCAAATCTCCTTAAGTATAAAATTGATTTTCTGTGACTTTGCAGCAAAGAAAAGTGTGACGCAACAGGATAGAAAAAACGTGACTTATCTGTCACAAAAAAGAAGGTGAGAATGTGCAAAGCACACTCTCTTAAAACGCAGTATTCAAAGAAGTATTAATCTCATTCTCTTCTTGCTCAGAAACCAAAATCATATCATCATCAACACTCTTAAAATAACCAAACGCTGTATCAATATCATTCTCCCGTTTGATTAAAACAACACCATGCCCAACCCCATTAACTGCGATTCGATAATCCTGTTCATCTTTCATTTTGTACATGTACATCTTTTTATCCTTTTGTGTAGTTTAAAACAATTTTTGCGTTATATGTTGAGTAGTTGTAGAAATTTACTATTCTTATTGTTTCATTTACTATTGCAATATTTATGTTCGTAGCTCCGTTTTGATTTATTCCAACATAAGGTAATGGCATTATTGTTTTTTCTTTTAGTGCATAACTTCCCGATGCATTAATCCAATAATTGT from Sulfurospirillum multivorans DSM 12446 carries:
- a CDS encoding DNA cytosine methyltransferase, whose amino-acid sequence is MKLVLSLCSGIGLLDRAFKEAGFCVVSSGDIILGKHYDIRNFTGVKGKFDGVIGGPPCPDFSPLKRDRPVLEESYGFEMLMEYKRIVLECDPFWFLLENVSGVPNVKIDGYSHQRLDINQSWYENVTRLRHIQFGHKDNKYLQIERKIVTDRSHKLQSCALANDSRSFRELCRLQGLEDDFDLKSFNVQGKKRAVGNGVPLCIGRALAKAVTDLEEISVTQQDNKICACGCGRIVTHRGGYYDYSCRKRAQRNRNKFAVTDQQQIGA
- a CDS encoding IS110 family transposase, yielding MRKVFIGVDVGMDKLDVSISLDGQKYDTLQIFNNEGSILGFFDYLKTTYKKSDFYFGYEATSNYMHVLQRLVHNNDFKQIMVNPYVMAHYLKHLNSRTKNDKIDSIGIAKFIQTIEHEDFKTIFNQDDKTLRKYTSSINLLRKLDTQLKNLIHSQKENPIELLDSLLKTLLLKIKETKKGLDKEAEKVLKELFPHVIELKNQIKGVGYALLLELIPIFLKSQNYTLKQLQSFVGLSPRIFQSGSSVHKRESMSKRGSSLVRKLLYLCTMSAIQHNQIIKEKYNRLVDGGKNKMVALVACMSHLFRAVYVKFHQGLVNV
- the folD gene encoding bifunctional methylenetetrahydrofolate dehydrogenase/methenyltetrahydrofolate cyclohydrolase FolD, with amino-acid sequence MQILDGKALSDQIKIELKTKSDTLNLKGITPGLAVILVGDDAASQTYVKMKEKACDAAGVYSIIHKMPTTISQEKILETIMMINNNPNIDGVLVQLPLPKHVDTTKIIEAIDPKKDVDGFHPFNVGRLVAGLDSFVPCTPLGVMRLLAHYNIDPKGLDACVVGASNIVGKPMMNLLLNAGATVDICHIFTKDLKAHTQKADLVIVGVGKQNLITADMVKEGAIVIDIGINKTAEGRLVGDVDYENVAPKCSYITPVPGGVGPMTIAMLLENTIKAATQRL
- the lepB gene encoding signal peptidase I, with amino-acid sequence MKKFLNRFYTFSNSWTGTIVIVLFVIFFVAQAFVIPSGSMIKTLLIGDHLFVKKFSYGVATPHLPWLEIPVFPDLKGNGHIIEGDRPQRGDIVVFRYPKDEKVHYVKRCVATENDEILFQEKNLYIHFSEGDAYIKENFPPEKIKTIAGKLWVNNPYIEKFHGIHYDDAINLFQQMTLHLSANQLAMKPAQVQELPSISGYGFNAFYTKVEKDSYFMMGDNRDHSNDSRFWGSVPYKLIVGKPWFIYFSWDDEYKIRWNRIGRFIETMQYDESFF
- a CDS encoding D-Ala-D-Ala carboxypeptidase family metallohydrolase; this translates as MILIDWSKLKNFKESEFTCNCGCGLNNINDDVVLMLDTAREWAHIPFKINSACRCEKHNKMVGGVTDSAHCKGLAVDISARDDRSRFIIVSALMKVGFTRVLIYDTFVHVDMDLSKPNPILKLMK